The following are from one region of the Stanieria sp. NIES-3757 genome:
- a CDS encoding NADH:flavin oxidoreductase/NADH oxidase: MPISTNSPHLLSPFSLGDLTLKNRVAMAPLTRSRAGKERLPNDLMAEYYVQRASAGLIITEATTISKQANGWQQTPGIYTDEQAQAWQKVVEAVHAQGTPIFLQLWHCGRASHRSFQENNQLPVAPSAIAIQGEGLHTPDGKRFHETPRALETEEIPNIVEDYRLAAERAKMAGFDGVEIHAANGYLIDQFLQSKTNHRSDRYGGSIENRYRFLQEIVESILTVWSANRVAVRLSPNGNYNDMGSPDFRETFLYVVKQLNSYGLAYLHLVDGLAFGFHELGEQMTLAEFRSVFDAPLMGNCGYTQATAETAIQEGHADLIAFGRPYISNPDLVERFANNWELNPPAEQSIWYSFDSEGYTDFPFYKEAQTV, from the coding sequence ATGCCTATATCAACAAATTCTCCCCATTTACTCAGTCCTTTTTCACTTGGAGATTTAACTCTTAAAAATCGGGTAGCGATGGCTCCCTTAACGCGATCGCGTGCAGGAAAAGAACGTCTTCCTAACGATTTGATGGCAGAATATTACGTGCAAAGAGCTTCAGCTGGTTTAATTATTACGGAAGCAACCACGATTTCCAAACAAGCAAATGGCTGGCAACAGACCCCTGGAATTTACACTGACGAACAAGCTCAAGCTTGGCAAAAGGTTGTCGAGGCAGTTCACGCCCAAGGAACACCAATTTTTCTACAACTTTGGCATTGTGGCAGAGCTTCTCATCGTAGTTTTCAAGAAAATAATCAATTACCAGTTGCACCAAGCGCGATCGCCATTCAAGGAGAAGGTCTTCATACTCCAGATGGTAAACGGTTTCATGAAACGCCTAGAGCTTTAGAAACTGAAGAAATTCCAAACATAGTCGAAGATTATCGTCTTGCTGCCGAAAGAGCTAAAATGGCTGGTTTTGATGGCGTAGAAATTCATGCTGCCAATGGCTATTTAATCGATCAGTTTTTGCAATCTAAAACTAATCATAGAAGCGATCGCTATGGAGGTAGTATAGAAAATCGCTACCGTTTTCTGCAAGAAATTGTTGAATCTATCTTAACTGTCTGGTCTGCTAATCGAGTTGCCGTCCGCTTATCTCCTAACGGTAATTATAATGATATGGGTTCGCCAGACTTTCGCGAAACTTTCCTGTACGTAGTAAAACAATTAAACAGCTATGGATTGGCTTATTTGCATCTCGTCGATGGTTTAGCTTTTGGTTTCCACGAACTGGGAGAACAAATGACCTTAGCAGAGTTCCGTTCAGTATTTGATGCACCTTTAATGGGCAACTGTGGCTATACCCAAGCAACCGCCGAAACAGCAATCCAAGAAGGTCATGCAGACTTAATTGCTTTTGGCAGACCATATATTAGCAATCCCGATTTAGTCGAGCGTTTTGCCAACAATTGGGAATTAAATCCTCCAGCCGAACAAAGTATATGGTATTCGTTCGATTCAGAAGGATATACTGATTTTCCTTTTTATAAAGAAGCACAAACAGTGTAA
- a CDS encoding putative transposase, protein MQNKSAAYLKKNWRWKRLRRKPPTPKSKEFKEAKKKDWQTLKLWAEQGVITLLYLDESGCYPESPLSYGYGRIGQQKSISQKTRKGRRIKIMGVWEVEQKFEYALKVGTYKTENYLRFMNWQAERAMKRLFETGKPTVIIHDNASIHRSELAKQRHQLWSKL, encoded by the coding sequence GTGCAGAACAAGTCCGCCGCATACTTAAAAAAAAACTGGCGTTGGAAAAGACTGAGGCGAAAACCTCCAACACCTAAAAGTAAAGAGTTTAAAGAAGCAAAAAAGAAAGATTGGCAAACCCTGAAATTATGGGCAGAACAAGGTGTAATTACTTTGCTGTATTTGGATGAATCAGGATGTTATCCAGAGAGTCCTCTAAGTTATGGTTATGGTCGAATAGGTCAGCAAAAATCAATTTCTCAAAAAACTAGAAAAGGAAGACGAATCAAGATTATGGGTGTTTGGGAAGTAGAACAAAAATTTGAATATGCTTTAAAAGTAGGAACTTACAAGACAGAAAATTATCTTCGTTTTATGAACTGGCAAGCTGAACGTGCCATGAAACGACTGTTTGAGACAGGAAAGCCCACAGTAATCATTCATGATAATGCTTCAATTCACCGTTCAGAATTAGCCAAACAACGTCATCAACTGTGGTCAAAACTATGA
- a CDS encoding hypothetical protein (protein of unknown function UPF0150), with protein MQQTQKFTAIIEKEDDVYVSLCPELDIASQGSTIEEAKQNLVEAIELFLEVADTSEIARRLKKETFITQLEVKVR; from the coding sequence ATGCAACAAACTCAAAAATTTACAGCAATTATTGAAAAAGAAGATGATGTTTATGTTTCTCTTTGCCCAGAGTTAGACATTGCTAGTCAAGGCTCTACAATTGAAGAAGCCAAACAAAATTTAGTAGAAGCGATTGAGTTATTTTTGGAAGTTGCTGATACTTCTGAAATAGCAAGACGCTTGAAAAAAGAAACTTTTATTACTCAACTGGAGGTAAAGGTTAGGTAG
- a CDS encoding phenylalanyl-tRNA synthetase, beta subunit has translation MLVSLNWLKELVDVDLTAAELGKILTIAGFEVEAIEDLRTFADGVVIGKVIQKEPHPNADKLSVCQVEVGGDAPLNIVCGASNVRADIFVPVATLGTYLPAIDLKMRRTKLRGVPSEGMICSLTELGLEKESDGIHIFSGDNLKPGQDVRPLLGLDDVILDLATTANRADALSMVGIAREVAALTGATLKLPDLPQDEVAQIQTLQIEVQDSQACPAYIGTVIEGVKLAPSPNWLKWRLQAAGVRPINNVVDVTNYVLLEWGQPLHAFDREKLQRVAGNNSLTIGVRFAEVGESLTTLDGQNRELTPQNLLITANDRPVALAGVMGGEETEVDDHTVNLVLESALFESVSIRRSSRSQNLRSEASTRYERGVNQVELDLAVARAIALLQELAGGVAVAQTVADARPDFASRGSIELRLSRINQVLGQVKRENGFGEIEVGEVEQILTALGCQLELIPDQESTWKVTVPSYRYRDLEREIDLIEEVARLYGYDRFCDTLPAKTEPGYLSFDYQIKNKLRALLRGVGLTEVVHYSLVKPTGGEITLANPLFAEYSALRTDLITGLIDAFEYNQSQGNGSLNAFEIGRIFWNSETGFQEADAVAGIMGGDFYPQGSWTRGGKPAPMSWYQAKGILESLLTNLGLTIEYRSDSTDSRLHPGRTASLWLEGKNLGIFGQLHPQLRQQRDLPNEVYVFQLDFNILLTALSQEEVITPKFQVYSAYPGTERDLAFFAPTNLSVAEVAQVINRAGGKLLEKVELFDEYKGQNVPEGQRSLAFSLIYRSSDRTLTDEDVEPVHQKVRDTLVKEFEVTLRS, from the coding sequence ATGCTCGTCTCTCTAAATTGGCTCAAAGAATTAGTAGATGTTGACCTAACGGCAGCAGAGTTAGGTAAGATATTGACCATCGCAGGTTTTGAAGTCGAAGCGATTGAAGACCTGCGGACTTTTGCTGATGGAGTAGTCATTGGCAAAGTAATCCAAAAAGAACCTCATCCCAATGCAGATAAATTAAGTGTTTGTCAAGTAGAAGTGGGAGGAGATGCGCCCTTAAATATAGTTTGTGGCGCAAGTAATGTGAGAGCAGATATTTTTGTTCCTGTGGCAACTTTAGGAACTTATTTACCTGCTATTGATCTCAAAATGCGCCGAACCAAGTTAAGAGGTGTTCCTTCGGAAGGGATGATTTGTTCTCTAACCGAATTAGGATTGGAAAAAGAATCCGATGGCATTCATATTTTTAGTGGAGATAACCTCAAACCAGGACAAGATGTTCGACCTTTATTAGGATTGGATGATGTTATTTTAGATTTGGCGACTACTGCTAATCGTGCTGATGCTTTATCGATGGTAGGAATAGCTAGAGAAGTAGCAGCTTTAACAGGTGCAACTTTAAAACTTCCCGATCTTCCCCAAGATGAAGTTGCACAAATCCAAACTCTTCAGATCGAGGTTCAAGATTCTCAAGCTTGTCCAGCATATATAGGTACAGTTATTGAAGGAGTAAAATTAGCCCCTTCTCCTAATTGGTTGAAATGGCGATTACAGGCAGCAGGAGTGCGTCCGATTAATAATGTGGTAGACGTGACTAACTACGTATTACTGGAATGGGGGCAACCGCTTCATGCTTTTGATCGCGAAAAATTACAAAGGGTAGCTGGAAACAATTCTTTAACGATTGGGGTGCGTTTTGCTGAGGTAGGAGAAAGCTTAACTACTCTTGATGGTCAAAATCGGGAACTAACTCCTCAAAATCTTTTGATTACGGCAAATGATCGTCCTGTAGCTTTAGCTGGAGTTATGGGCGGAGAAGAGACGGAAGTTGATGATCATACAGTTAATCTGGTTTTAGAATCTGCTTTATTTGAATCAGTTAGTATTCGTCGTTCCTCACGGAGTCAGAATTTACGTTCAGAAGCTTCTACCCGTTATGAACGAGGAGTTAATCAAGTAGAATTAGATTTAGCTGTAGCTAGAGCGATCGCATTATTGCAAGAATTAGCTGGAGGTGTGGCAGTTGCTCAAACTGTGGCTGATGCTCGTCCAGATTTTGCTAGTCGTGGTTCGATTGAGTTACGTTTAAGCAGAATTAATCAGGTTTTAGGTCAAGTTAAGCGGGAAAATGGTTTTGGTGAAATTGAAGTTGGCGAAGTTGAGCAAATTCTCACTGCTTTGGGTTGTCAGTTGGAGTTAATTCCCGATCAAGAGAGTACTTGGAAAGTAACTGTACCTTCCTATCGTTATCGGGATTTGGAGCGAGAAATTGACCTGATTGAAGAAGTAGCTCGTCTTTATGGTTACGATCGCTTCTGTGATACTTTACCTGCTAAAACTGAACCTGGTTATCTTTCTTTTGATTATCAGATCAAAAATAAATTACGAGCTTTATTACGAGGTGTAGGATTAACTGAAGTAGTACATTATTCTCTGGTTAAACCCACAGGAGGAGAAATTACCTTAGCTAATCCCCTGTTTGCTGAATATTCGGCTTTACGAACCGATTTAATTACTGGTTTGATTGATGCTTTTGAGTACAATCAATCTCAAGGCAACGGTTCACTCAATGCCTTTGAAATTGGACGCATTTTTTGGAACTCTGAAACAGGATTTCAAGAAGCAGATGCCGTAGCAGGAATTATGGGCGGAGATTTTTATCCCCAAGGTAGTTGGACTAGAGGCGGAAAACCTGCCCCAATGAGTTGGTACCAAGCTAAAGGTATTCTGGAAAGTTTGTTGACTAATCTTGGTTTGACAATTGAATATCGTTCAGATAGCACAGATTCCAGACTTCATCCAGGGCGCACCGCTTCTTTGTGGTTAGAAGGGAAAAATCTGGGTATATTTGGGCAATTACATCCTCAATTGCGACAACAACGGGATTTACCCAATGAAGTTTATGTCTTTCAATTAGACTTCAATATTTTACTCACTGCTTTGAGTCAGGAAGAAGTAATTACGCCAAAATTCCAAGTTTATTCTGCTTATCCTGGTACAGAGAGAGATTTAGCCTTTTTTGCTCCTACTAATTTATCCGTAGCCGAAGTAGCTCAAGTAATCAATCGGGCAGGGGGTAAATTATTAGAAAAAGTCGAATTATTTGATGAATATAAAGGTCAAAATGTCCCTGAAGGACAACGCAGTTTAGCTTTCAGCCTAATTTATCGCTCAAGCGATCGCACTTTGACTGATGAAGATGTCGAACCTGTACATCAAAAAGTCCGTGATACTCTCGTCAAGGAATTTGAAGTAACTTTACGAAGTTAA
- a CDS encoding thioesterase superfamily protein has translation MSDTQVNEPKLPKLPTSAIENDPGINATTEHWFEYQVKAQPHHTDYAGIVWHGTYLTWMEAARVECLRSIGIEFADLVALGCDLPVVELSLKYHRPVRLGMSAVVKTRLTETEGVRIHWDYQIQSPEADELYVTGRVTLVGVDREKGKVMRQLPPDVKDALTKWSKAR, from the coding sequence TTGTCAGACACGCAAGTTAACGAACCCAAATTACCAAAATTACCCACTTCAGCAATAGAAAACGATCCAGGTATTAATGCAACTACCGAACATTGGTTTGAATATCAAGTGAAAGCTCAACCCCATCATACAGATTACGCTGGCATAGTTTGGCACGGTACTTATCTTACCTGGATGGAAGCAGCTAGAGTAGAATGCCTTCGTTCAATCGGGATAGAGTTTGCAGATCTAGTAGCTCTTGGTTGTGATTTGCCAGTAGTAGAGTTATCACTCAAATATCATCGTCCTGTCCGTTTAGGCATGTCCGCCGTAGTCAAAACTCGTCTTACCGAAACCGAAGGAGTCAGAATTCACTGGGATTATCAAATTCAATCTCCTGAAGCAGACGAACTTTATGTCACAGGAAGAGTAACGTTAGTAGGAGTCGATCGCGAGAAAGGTAAAGTGATGCGTCAACTACCGCCAGACGTAAAAGATGCCTTAACCAAATGGAGCAAAGCTCGCTAA
- a CDS encoding YCII-related protein — translation MPKYIMWGSYCDNALEKRTPYRQAHLDGLAQQKEQGILITLGPTKDNTKVFGIYEAESEDVVRQLIESDPYWQNGIWTEYQIKEWIQAF, via the coding sequence ATGCCGAAATATATTATGTGGGGTAGTTATTGCGATAACGCTTTGGAAAAACGAACTCCTTATCGTCAGGCACATTTAGACGGACTTGCCCAACAAAAAGAACAGGGTATTTTAATTACTCTTGGGCCAACTAAAGATAATACTAAGGTTTTTGGTATTTATGAGGCAGAATCAGAAGATGTTGTTAGACAGTTAATCGAATCAGATCCCTATTGGCAAAACGGGATTTGGACTGAATATCAAATTAAAGAATGGATTCAGGCGTTTTAG
- a CDS encoding hypothetical protein (hypothetical protein FJSC11DRAFT_0549), whose product MNLISATLIGIVTIINLINLPVVVNRELIVKPTNSLVNLAQIDPMRRFDQFWRNRTVNTSVQQNSTSITLDSRNLSSSHYLKIITNSTKITGTITVNDRKLISLNNPETSLDLAPRLVKGINTIEIAGNYSPSNANVTIQFSGIGNTVTQQSSGSGTLQHKLIINVR is encoded by the coding sequence ATGAATTTAATCTCGGCTACTTTAATCGGGATAGTAACAATTATTAATCTTATTAATTTGCCAGTTGTCGTTAATCGCGAATTAATAGTCAAACCAACCAATAGTTTAGTTAATTTAGCTCAAATAGATCCTATGAGACGTTTCGATCAATTTTGGCGCAATCGAACTGTTAACACTTCAGTGCAACAAAACTCAACCAGCATTACTCTAGATAGTAGAAATTTATCTAGCTCACATTACTTAAAGATTATTACCAATAGTACAAAAATTACAGGTACAATTACAGTTAATGATCGCAAGTTAATTAGTTTAAATAATCCTGAAACCTCCTTAGACTTAGCTCCTCGTTTAGTCAAAGGAATAAATACTATTGAAATTGCAGGTAATTATTCTCCGAGTAATGCTAACGTAACCATTCAATTTTCTGGAATTGGTAATACTGTCACTCAACAAAGTAGTGGTAGCGGTACTCTCCAGCATAAATTAATTATTAATGTGCGTTAA
- a CDS encoding metal dependent phosphohydrolase has product MTLKPQKTTILSSRFEEALVYATRLHSRQVRKGSGVPYISHLLSVAALVIEDGGDEDEAIAALLHDAIEDQGGDKTRQEIRVLFGERVVNIVNACTDAEVIPKPPWQARKQNYIEKMRHASPQVRRVSMADKLHNARSILADWHRGENDIWSRFTGGREGTLWYYRSLIEVNRQAGTNYLTEECDRVVKQLEQI; this is encoded by the coding sequence ATGACTTTAAAACCACAAAAAACAACTATACTTAGCAGTCGATTTGAAGAAGCTTTAGTTTATGCTACTCGTCTCCATTCCCGACAAGTGAGAAAAGGTAGTGGCGTTCCTTATATCAGTCATCTTCTTAGCGTTGCTGCCTTAGTAATAGAAGATGGAGGAGACGAAGATGAAGCGATCGCAGCTTTATTACATGATGCCATAGAAGACCAGGGTGGAGACAAAACCCGTCAAGAAATTCGGGTGTTATTTGGAGAAAGAGTAGTAAATATTGTTAATGCTTGCACCGATGCCGAAGTTATCCCTAAACCGCCTTGGCAAGCAAGAAAGCAAAATTATATTGAGAAAATGCGCCATGCTTCTCCCCAAGTGCGAAGAGTCTCAATGGCAGATAAATTACATAACGCTCGTTCAATCTTAGCTGACTGGCATCGAGGAGAAAATGATATTTGGAGCCGTTTTACAGGCGGCAGAGAAGGAACTCTATGGTATTATCGCTCTTTGATTGAAGTGAATCGACAAGCTGGTACTAATTATTTAACGGAAGAATGCGATCGTGTAGTCAAACAATTAGAACAAATTTGA
- a CDS encoding serine/threonine protein kinase has translation MSYCLNPSCPKPINHPKAKICRACGSKLLLRDRYHLVKGLGKGGFGATFLAADISLPSNPLCVIKQLRPNTDNPSFLSMARQLFEREAKTLGRIGSHPQIPRLLDYFEDRKQFYLVQEFVKGNNLQQEIKKHGLLNEEKVRQVLKEILVILKDIHNQKVIHRDIKPANIIRREIDDKLVLIDFGVVKNQVNTVASNNNNTALTAFAVGTPGFAPPEQLAMRPVYASDIYALGVTCVYLLTGKAPKNMECDPLTGEINWDKYLNVSESFSQILHTMLEVSVKNRYKTADEALQALDIENHLDSLSESMFSYPSGNVDPFSNSSSGRGNRSRMADNLRSRHTSINPAAKRTIASQDYKKTQIQGNRNSFSRGTSIGRNSSELKKSTSFGTSAYDSNRPVKLEAQALLDSYSTGRRDFNLKDFSQQNLEKANISGAHFHESKFIKTNLQGANLTGVDLSSADIRQALLRNANLCRAYLYSANLEGADLRGADLSFTQFSGAKLKGANLCGANLSNANITEEQLKEAKTNWMTVLPNGRRGLW, from the coding sequence ATGAGCTACTGCCTAAATCCTTCTTGTCCAAAACCAATCAACCACCCCAAGGCAAAAATATGCCGAGCTTGTGGTTCAAAACTATTATTGCGCGATCGCTACCATTTAGTTAAAGGGTTAGGGAAAGGAGGCTTTGGTGCAACATTTCTCGCTGCTGATATTTCTCTTCCTAGCAACCCTCTATGTGTGATTAAACAATTACGTCCCAATACAGACAATCCTAGTTTTCTCTCGATGGCAAGACAATTATTTGAACGAGAGGCAAAAACTTTAGGTCGAATCGGGAGTCATCCTCAGATTCCCAGACTATTAGATTATTTTGAAGACCGTAAACAATTCTATTTAGTGCAAGAATTTGTTAAAGGTAATAATCTCCAGCAAGAAATTAAAAAACATGGTCTTCTTAATGAAGAAAAAGTTAGACAAGTTCTCAAAGAAATTTTAGTTATTCTCAAAGATATTCATAATCAAAAAGTAATTCATCGAGATATTAAGCCAGCCAATATTATTCGTCGCGAAATAGATGATAAGTTGGTCTTGATTGATTTCGGAGTAGTTAAAAATCAAGTTAATACGGTAGCTTCCAATAATAACAACACTGCTTTAACTGCTTTTGCTGTTGGTACACCAGGTTTTGCTCCTCCAGAACAACTAGCTATGCGTCCTGTTTATGCTAGCGATATTTATGCTCTTGGGGTTACTTGTGTTTACCTGCTGACAGGTAAAGCACCAAAAAATATGGAGTGTGACCCCCTAACAGGAGAAATTAATTGGGACAAATATCTTAATGTGTCTGAGAGTTTTTCCCAGATTTTGCATACTATGCTGGAAGTATCGGTTAAAAATCGCTACAAAACTGCCGATGAAGCTTTACAAGCATTAGATATCGAAAACCATCTTGATAGCCTATCAGAAAGTATGTTTAGTTATCCTAGTGGTAATGTCGATCCATTTAGTAACTCTTCTTCAGGTCGAGGTAATCGCTCTCGCATGGCTGATAATCTTCGTTCTCGTCACACTAGTATTAACCCTGCTGCTAAACGGACTATTGCCAGTCAGGATTATAAAAAAACTCAAATTCAAGGTAATCGAAATAGTTTCAGTCGAGGAACTTCTATTGGTCGAAATAGCTCCGAGCTAAAAAAATCAACTTCCTTTGGAACTAGTGCTTATGATTCTAATAGACCAGTTAAATTAGAGGCTCAAGCTTTATTAGATTCTTATTCCACTGGTAGAAGAGATTTTAACCTAAAAGATTTCAGTCAACAAAATCTCGAAAAAGCTAATATATCTGGAGCGCATTTTCATGAATCGAAGTTTATTAAAACAAATTTACAAGGAGCGAATTTGACAGGAGTAGATTTAAGTAGCGCAGATATCAGACAAGCTTTATTACGCAATGCCAATCTGTGTAGAGCTTATCTCTATTCTGCCAATTTAGAAGGAGCGGATTTACGAGGCGCAGATTTAAGTTTTACCCAATTTTCAGGAGCTAAATTAAAAGGCGCAAACCTTTGTGGTGCTAATCTTTCCAATGCCAATATTACAGAAGAACAACTCAAAGAAGCCAAAACTAATTGGATGACAGTTTTACCGAACGGTAGAAGAGGTTTGTGGTAG